From the Acetobacter aceti genome, one window contains:
- a CDS encoding M15 family metallopeptidase, giving the protein MKTFETHDDVVFFQRFCASCGLYGGAIDGVVHEDMRSASRKLKEQYEYIRDNEGKFDERSERNIESLLPVAQIIARRMLATSRDLYPLVVKIISGTRTYAEQNALYAIGRTIDPQKKKVTNARGGESNHNFGIAWDVGIFEENGRYMDGSKPNDSKAYQALATAAKAAIPELEWGGDWTSFVDPPHYQLKTGKNAKEIRASFEKGLPFLS; this is encoded by the coding sequence ATGAAAACGTTCGAAACACATGATGATGTTGTTTTCTTTCAGCGGTTTTGTGCTTCCTGTGGCCTGTATGGTGGCGCCATTGATGGTGTCGTCCATGAGGATATGCGTTCTGCCAGCCGCAAGCTGAAAGAACAGTATGAGTATATCCGTGATAATGAAGGAAAATTTGACGAGCGTAGTGAGAGAAATATTGAATCACTGCTTCCTGTCGCGCAAATCATTGCACGACGTATGCTTGCGACATCTCGGGATCTGTATCCTCTTGTGGTAAAAATAATTTCGGGTACGAGGACATATGCTGAACAGAATGCTCTGTACGCTATTGGCCGAACCATTGACCCCCAGAAAAAGAAAGTGACCAACGCTCGGGGAGGGGAGAGTAATCATAATTTCGGTATAGCCTGGGATGTCGGAATATTTGAAGAAAACGGTCGGTATATGGACGGTAGCAAACCGAATGACAGCAAGGCCTATCAGGCATTGGCGACAGCGGCCAAGGCTGCAATACCAGAACTGGAATGGGGCGGCGACTGGACTTCCTTTGTTGATCCACCACATTACCAGTTGAAAACAGGTAAGAATGCAAAGGAAATCAGGGCCAGTTTTGAAAAAGGACTTCCGTTCCTGTCCTGA
- the leuB gene encoding 3-isopropylmalate dehydrogenase produces MSAKKLLILPGDGIGPEVMREVARVTAWLSRKRGITFDVSEDLVGGASLAEYGTPIREEVIQKAREADAVLFGSVGDPKWNSVGFDKRPELAILKLRQELGLFANLRPAKVFDALVDASTLKPEVVKGLDIMIVRESTGGIYFGDPRGIETLPNGEKRGINTEVYATHEIERVGRVAFEMARKRQNSVCSVEKHNVMESGLLWKEVITDLHAREYSDVTLTHMLADNCAMQLVRNPRQFDVIVTGNLFGDILSDLASMLTGSLGMLPSATLGAKKSDGRMPALYEPIHGSAPDIAGKGIANPIAQILSLAMLLRYSFDLETEATMIENAVSAVLATGLRTADIMSEGKARVGTDVMGEAIVRELDKLAD; encoded by the coding sequence ATGAGTGCCAAAAAACTGCTGATCCTCCCGGGTGACGGCATCGGCCCCGAAGTCATGCGCGAAGTGGCGCGCGTCACCGCATGGCTCAGCCGCAAGCGCGGCATCACGTTCGACGTCTCCGAAGACCTTGTCGGTGGCGCGTCGCTGGCCGAATACGGCACGCCGATCCGCGAGGAAGTCATCCAGAAGGCCCGAGAGGCTGACGCCGTGCTGTTCGGCTCCGTCGGCGACCCGAAATGGAACAGTGTCGGTTTCGACAAGCGCCCTGAACTGGCGATCCTCAAACTGCGTCAGGAACTCGGCCTGTTCGCCAACCTGCGCCCGGCCAAGGTGTTCGATGCGCTGGTGGACGCCTCCACGCTCAAGCCTGAGGTCGTGAAGGGCCTCGACATCATGATCGTCCGCGAGAGCACGGGCGGCATCTACTTCGGCGACCCACGCGGGATCGAGACGCTGCCGAACGGCGAGAAGCGCGGCATCAACACGGAAGTCTATGCGACACACGAGATCGAGCGCGTCGGTCGTGTGGCGTTCGAGATGGCACGCAAGCGTCAGAACAGCGTCTGTTCCGTAGAGAAGCACAACGTCATGGAAAGCGGCCTGCTGTGGAAAGAGGTCATCACCGATCTCCATGCCCGCGAATATTCCGATGTCACGCTGACGCACATGCTGGCTGACAACTGCGCCATGCAGCTTGTCCGCAATCCACGTCAGTTCGATGTGATCGTCACCGGCAACCTGTTCGGCGATATCCTGTCCGATCTGGCGTCCATGCTGACCGGCAGCCTAGGGATGCTCCCCTCCGCCACGCTTGGCGCGAAGAAGTCCGATGGTCGCATGCCCGCGCTCTATGAGCCGATCCATGGCAGTGCTCCGGACATCGCGGGCAAGGGCATCGCCAATCCCATCGCGCAGATCCTCTCGCTGGCAATGTTGCTGCGTTACTCCTTCGATCTCGAAACTGAAGCGACGATGATCGAAAACGCCGTCTCGGCCGTGCTGGCGACCGGTCTGCGGACTGCCGACATCATGAGCGAAGGCAAGGCCCGCGTCGGCACCGACGTGATGGGCGAGGCTATTGTCCGCGAACTGGACAAGCTCGCTGACTGA
- a CDS encoding DNA-3-methyladenine glycosylase I: MQTVAERDGQQRCAWCAVTEHYEAYHDHEWGFPVSDDRRLFEKLCLEGFQAGLSWRSILAKREAFRAAFAEFDPERVARFGETDVQRLLADAGIVRHRGKIEATINNARRMLELVEQEGSLAAYVWRFEPDRLAAPEIVAETAASRALSQDLKKRGWKFVGPTTMYAFMQAMGLVNDHAPGCITREKVDAARAVFKVPV, translated from the coding sequence ATGCAGACGGTTGCAGAACGGGACGGACAGCAGCGCTGTGCGTGGTGCGCGGTGACGGAACACTATGAAGCCTATCACGATCATGAGTGGGGATTCCCCGTCTCGGATGACCGTCGACTGTTTGAAAAGCTCTGTCTGGAAGGGTTTCAGGCCGGGCTGAGCTGGCGGAGCATTCTGGCCAAGCGGGAAGCGTTCCGGGCCGCGTTTGCGGAATTCGATCCGGAACGTGTGGCCCGGTTTGGTGAGACAGATGTTCAGCGGCTTCTGGCAGACGCAGGGATCGTGCGGCATCGCGGGAAGATCGAAGCCACGATCAACAATGCCCGACGGATGCTGGAGCTTGTGGAGCAGGAAGGATCTCTGGCCGCCTATGTCTGGCGCTTCGAGCCGGACAGACTGGCAGCACCTGAAATCGTGGCGGAGACGGCGGCATCCCGCGCTCTGTCACAGGATCTGAAAAAGCGCGGCTGGAAGTTTGTCGGGCCAACCACGATGTATGCCTTCATGCAGGCCATGGGACTGGTTAACGACCATGCGCCGGGCTGCATCACACGGGAGAAGGTCGATGCGGCAAGGGCAGTGTTCAAAGTGCCGGTTTAA
- a CDS encoding mechanosensitive ion channel family protein, which translates to MQQTFFSTLLNIQEWFDWLPPTIASLLILFALGATTAWIAGFILKRGFARVPGKKRPGSFIRTSATILQHPVQLAAACVIMILAIPALEIPPRIVGSLAHLLAVLIVFAMGLSLIRSARLASSLYIEQLDASGEEHEENILGRKHLTQVRLLQRIAEILIGLLTVGAALMTFEPVRQYGLSLLASAGAASIIVGLAARSVLTNLIAGAQIAVTQPIRMGDMIAFNGDWTWVEEINATFVVLRAWDKRRRIVPLSYFLDNPFENWTYNSAELTGAVYLYLDFLAPVEQIRNRLAEIVEGCREWNGKDFSVQVADSTDRVIMLRITAGARTAVRSWDLRCAIREQIIVWIRENCPEAFPQTRFSAHDPSPENQPSQYRMQARLPDHPGSMFSL; encoded by the coding sequence TTGCAACAGACGTTTTTTTCAACTCTCCTGAACATTCAGGAATGGTTTGACTGGCTCCCTCCCACCATCGCTTCCCTTCTCATTCTCTTCGCCCTTGGCGCCACGACAGCATGGATAGCTGGCTTTATCCTCAAACGCGGTTTTGCCCGTGTGCCGGGAAAGAAACGTCCGGGCTCCTTCATCCGCACCAGCGCGACCATCCTGCAGCATCCTGTCCAGTTGGCGGCGGCATGCGTCATCATGATTCTGGCGATTCCGGCGCTGGAAATCCCGCCCCGGATCGTGGGGTCTCTCGCGCATCTTCTGGCGGTTCTGATCGTGTTCGCCATGGGGCTCAGCCTTATCCGGTCAGCCCGTCTGGCAAGCTCCCTCTATATCGAACAGCTTGACGCCTCCGGCGAGGAGCACGAAGAAAACATTCTCGGTCGAAAGCATCTGACACAGGTCAGGCTGCTTCAACGCATCGCGGAGATCCTTATCGGGCTGCTGACCGTCGGCGCGGCGCTCATGACGTTCGAGCCGGTCCGGCAATATGGTCTCAGCCTGCTGGCCTCCGCCGGCGCGGCGTCCATCATTGTCGGTCTCGCCGCCCGCTCCGTGCTGACCAACCTGATCGCAGGCGCTCAGATCGCGGTCACGCAACCCATCCGCATGGGCGACATGATCGCCTTTAACGGTGACTGGACGTGGGTCGAGGAAATCAACGCGACATTCGTGGTTCTCCGGGCCTGGGACAAGCGCAGGCGGATCGTGCCGCTATCCTACTTTCTCGATAATCCTTTCGAGAACTGGACCTACAACTCAGCCGAACTGACAGGTGCTGTTTATCTCTATCTCGATTTTCTGGCCCCCGTGGAGCAGATCCGAAACAGGCTCGCCGAAATCGTCGAAGGCTGCCGCGAATGGAACGGCAAGGATTTCAGTGTGCAGGTCGCGGACTCGACGGATCGGGTCATCATGCTGCGTATCACCGCCGGAGCCCGGACCGCCGTGCGAAGCTGGGACCTGCGCTGCGCCATCCGGGAACAGATCATTGTCTGGATACGTGAAAACTGCCCGGAAGCCTTTCCGCAGACACGGTTTTCAGCCCATGACCCGTCGCCCGAAAACCAGCCTTCACAGTATCGGATGCAGGCTCGCCTGCCGGATCATCCGGGCAGCATGTTTTCTCTGTAG
- the typA gene encoding translational GTPase TypA codes for MDIRNIAIIAHVDHGKTTLVDELLKQSGSFHEHQQVAERAMDSNDLERERGITILAKCTSVVWKDTRINIIDTPGHADFGGEVERILSMVDGAIVLVDAAEGALPQTKFVVGKALARGLKPIVVVNKIDRGDARPDEVHNEIFDLFASLGANDEQLDFPMLYASGRQGWADIELDGPRKDLSPMFDLVLRHVPAPNVDKEKPFAMIATILESDNFLGRVLTGRVEQGRARVNMPVRVLREDGSVVETGRLTKLLSFRGLDRVPVDEVEAGDIVAVAGLSEATIPETIASPEVTEALKAIPVDPPTLSMTFRINDGPLGGREGKKVTSRQIRDRLFKETESNIAIRVTESPESEAFEVAGRGELQLGVLIETMRREGFELTIGRPRVLFHTNEETGEREEPYEEVLIDVDEPYSGVVVEKMSLRKGQMQDMRPSGGDKVRLTFLIPSRGLIGYHGEFLTDTRGTGIMNRLFAGYQPYAGTIEGRRNGSLISSEDGATTQYSLFSLQDRGTLFVSAGEKVYVGMIIGEHSRENDLEVNAVREKKLTNIRAAGKDEALLLVPPRKMSLEQAIAYIEDDELVEVTPSAVRLRKRYLDPHERKKNERSKKND; via the coding sequence ATGGATATTCGGAACATCGCCATTATCGCACACGTCGATCATGGCAAGACCACTCTTGTTGACGAACTGCTCAAGCAGTCCGGCTCGTTCCACGAACATCAGCAGGTTGCTGAACGTGCGATGGACAGCAATGACCTTGAGCGCGAGCGTGGCATCACCATTCTCGCCAAGTGCACGTCCGTCGTCTGGAAAGACACCCGCATCAACATCATCGACACCCCGGGCCACGCCGACTTCGGCGGTGAGGTCGAGCGTATCCTGAGCATGGTGGACGGCGCGATCGTGCTCGTCGACGCCGCCGAAGGCGCGCTGCCCCAGACCAAATTCGTGGTCGGCAAGGCGCTGGCCCGTGGCCTGAAGCCGATTGTCGTCGTCAACAAGATCGACCGTGGCGACGCCCGTCCGGACGAAGTCCACAACGAGATTTTCGATCTGTTCGCTTCCCTCGGCGCGAATGACGAGCAGCTCGACTTCCCGATGCTCTACGCTTCCGGCCGTCAGGGCTGGGCGGACATCGAACTGGACGGACCCCGCAAGGATCTGTCCCCGATGTTCGACCTCGTGCTGCGTCACGTTCCGGCTCCGAATGTCGACAAAGAGAAACCCTTCGCGATGATCGCGACCATTCTCGAGTCCGACAACTTCCTCGGTCGCGTGCTCACGGGCCGCGTCGAGCAGGGTCGCGCCCGCGTCAACATGCCGGTCCGCGTGCTGCGTGAAGACGGCAGTGTTGTCGAGACAGGCCGTCTGACCAAGCTGCTCTCCTTCCGTGGCCTTGATCGCGTGCCTGTGGATGAAGTCGAAGCCGGTGACATCGTCGCCGTCGCCGGTCTGTCCGAGGCCACGATCCCGGAAACGATCGCTTCTCCGGAAGTGACCGAAGCCCTGAAGGCCATTCCGGTCGATCCGCCGACACTGTCCATGACATTCCGCATCAACGACGGCCCTCTGGGTGGTCGTGAGGGCAAGAAGGTCACATCCCGCCAGATCCGTGACCGTCTGTTCAAGGAAACGGAAAGCAACATCGCCATCCGCGTGACGGAAAGCCCCGAGAGCGAAGCCTTCGAGGTTGCCGGTCGTGGCGAACTTCAGCTTGGCGTGCTTATCGAGACGATGCGTCGCGAAGGCTTCGAGCTGACCATCGGTCGTCCCCGCGTGCTGTTCCACACCAACGAAGAGACCGGCGAGCGTGAGGAGCCTTACGAAGAGGTTCTGATCGACGTGGACGAGCCCTACTCGGGTGTCGTGGTCGAGAAGATGTCCCTCCGTAAGGGCCAGATGCAGGATATGCGTCCGTCCGGCGGCGACAAGGTGCGTCTGACGTTCCTCATCCCGTCACGCGGCCTGATCGGCTATCACGGCGAGTTCCTGACCGACACGCGCGGCACGGGCATCATGAACCGTCTGTTCGCGGGCTATCAGCCCTATGCAGGCACGATCGAAGGCCGCCGCAACGGCTCGCTCATCTCGTCTGAAGACGGCGCGACGACGCAGTATTCGCTGTTCTCATTGCAGGATCGCGGCACGCTGTTCGTCAGTGCGGGCGAAAAAGTCTACGTTGGCATGATCATCGGTGAGCATTCCCGCGAGAATGATCTCGAAGTGAACGCCGTCCGTGAAAAGAAGCTGACCAACATCCGCGCCGCCGGCAAGGATGAGGCCCTGCTTCTGGTTCCGCCGCGCAAGATGAGCCTCGAGCAGGCGATTGCCTACATTGAGGACGACGAACTGGTGGAAGTCACGCCATCCGCCGTGCGTCTGCGCAAGCGCTACCTCGATCCGCACGAGCGCAAGAAGAACGAGCGTTCCAAGAAGAACGACTGA
- a CDS encoding SMP-30/gluconolactonase/LRE family protein has protein sequence MTPHIPVDRVFRAAESKTDEAVSVWNLQAKLGEGPVWSEADSAFYFVDILSCALHRYRPSDGMRSTWHVKRRPTFLVPTQDGGLICGMEDGLYLFDPETGRIHPFMPVEQTHSRTRLNDAHVDRSGRLWFGTMDDKEELPIGSLYSMEGGDVALRRHHSGYTISNGPVVAPDGRTLYHCESAQGVIYAFDVTSTGTLTGQRIFAEISNGAPDGLTMDSAGTLWVGIWGGHRLERFSPEGVRLAPIPLPASNVTKAAFGGDDLRMVFITTARKGLSAAELEAEPLNGAMFCLRTETPGMPQGLMMLPG, from the coding sequence ATGACACCACACATCCCTGTAGACAGGGTCTTTCGGGCCGCAGAATCAAAGACCGACGAAGCCGTCAGTGTCTGGAATCTGCAGGCCAAACTGGGAGAAGGACCGGTCTGGAGTGAGGCGGATTCTGCCTTCTATTTCGTTGATATACTGAGTTGCGCCCTGCATCGTTACCGGCCTTCAGACGGAATGCGCTCAACCTGGCATGTAAAACGGCGGCCGACATTTCTGGTGCCGACGCAGGACGGCGGCCTGATCTGCGGCATGGAAGACGGCCTGTATCTCTTCGATCCCGAGACCGGACGCATCCATCCGTTCATGCCCGTGGAACAGACCCATTCCCGCACGCGCCTGAACGACGCCCATGTGGACAGGTCCGGACGGCTCTGGTTCGGCACGATGGATGACAAGGAAGAACTCCCCATCGGTTCCCTCTACAGCATGGAGGGGGGAGACGTGGCCCTGCGTCGGCATCATAGCGGCTACACGATCAGCAATGGTCCCGTCGTGGCTCCGGATGGCCGCACCCTTTATCACTGCGAGTCGGCGCAGGGAGTGATCTACGCTTTTGATGTCACTTCCACCGGAACCCTCACAGGGCAGAGAATTTTTGCCGAAATCAGCAATGGCGCGCCGGATGGACTGACCATGGACAGTGCCGGCACGTTGTGGGTTGGCATCTGGGGTGGCCACAGGCTGGAACGTTTTTCTCCTGAAGGCGTGCGTCTGGCGCCTATTCCCCTCCCTGCCAGCAATGTGACCAAGGCGGCTTTTGGAGGCGATGATCTGCGAATGGTGTTCATCACCACAGCGCGCAAGGGGCTGTCGGCTGCCGAACTTGAGGCGGAACCGCTGAACGGAGCCATGTTCTGCCTGCGTACCGAAACCCCGGGCATGCCTCAGGGCCTCATGATGCTGCCTGGCTAA
- a CDS encoding FeoA family protein, whose protein sequence is MRLDELPAGIDAVIDHIDHRAADDTVAQRLGELGFVPGEPLRIVAVGPFGADPLAVKIGFTRFALRRSEASRVILRDAS, encoded by the coding sequence ATGCGCCTGGACGAACTTCCGGCCGGAATCGATGCCGTTATTGACCATATTGACCACCGTGCGGCGGATGACACCGTAGCGCAGCGGCTGGGCGAACTTGGCTTCGTGCCCGGTGAGCCTTTGCGTATTGTCGCCGTGGGGCCCTTCGGGGCTGATCCGCTGGCTGTAAAAATCGGTTTCACGCGCTTTGCTCTTCGTCGGTCGGAAGCGTCCCGTGTCATCCTGAGGGACGCTTCATAA
- the feoB gene encoding ferrous iron transport protein B has translation MDAVIETLPLRAALVGNPNCGKTSLFNQLTGSRQKVANYAGVTVERKEGRFTTPGGRSVRLLDLPGAYSLAATSPDEAVTRDVCAGRYKGEPAPELLICVLDATNLRLHLRFALEVCRLGRPTIIVLNMLDAARKEGLEIDLPRLSAELGAPVVGVVAIRKSGASDLLELLDHPPLHAPVLKMDVSEEIHATVRRLLTECTSRPTIASEALEDRLDRWVLHPVWGLVILLALMFVMFQAVFSWAQPVMDAVDAGVTDFGEMLRQFLPEGLLRSLLVDGIIAGAGTVVVFLPQILILFLWILILEESGYLPRAAFLLDRIMASAGLSGRSFIPLLSSFACAVPGIMATRTIQNPRDRLVTILLAPLMTCSARLPVYALLIAAFIPRHSIGGVLNQQGLVLFALYMVAILSALGVAWVMKRGGVHEEHPLLMELPAYRWPSLRNVALGLWQRAVIFLSRVGSIIVTLSVLLWALSSFPSPPAGATGPAIDYSLAGWIGHIMLPVFAPLGFTWQICVALIPGLAAREVAVSALATVYAVGGVETDAASQLIPILSRQWSLATGLSLMAWYVYAPQCFSTLAVIRRETGGWKVVFQTAGYLFGLAYLASFLTWRFALVMGWGP, from the coding sequence ATGGATGCGGTGATCGAAACTCTCCCGCTACGGGCAGCACTGGTCGGTAATCCCAACTGCGGCAAGACCTCGCTGTTCAACCAGTTGACCGGCAGCCGCCAGAAAGTGGCGAATTATGCTGGCGTGACGGTCGAGCGCAAGGAGGGACGTTTTACAACGCCCGGTGGCAGGTCCGTAAGGCTGCTCGATCTGCCCGGCGCTTACAGCCTTGCCGCCACCAGCCCTGATGAAGCCGTTACCCGTGATGTCTGCGCCGGACGGTATAAAGGCGAACCTGCTCCGGAACTGCTGATCTGTGTTCTGGATGCGACCAACCTGCGGTTGCATCTGCGGTTCGCTCTGGAGGTCTGCCGTCTCGGACGTCCGACGATCATCGTGCTCAACATGCTGGATGCCGCCCGCAAGGAAGGGCTGGAAATCGATCTGCCGCGATTGTCGGCCGAACTGGGCGCACCCGTTGTAGGCGTTGTGGCGATCAGGAAGAGCGGTGCGTCTGATCTGCTGGAGCTTCTGGATCATCCGCCTCTCCATGCGCCTGTCCTTAAGATGGATGTTTCCGAGGAAATTCACGCCACGGTGCGGCGGCTTCTCACGGAATGCACATCCCGTCCGACCATCGCCTCCGAGGCGCTGGAAGACCGGCTCGACCGTTGGGTTCTCCATCCTGTCTGGGGGCTGGTGATTCTGCTGGCTCTGATGTTCGTCATGTTTCAGGCGGTCTTCTCATGGGCGCAGCCAGTCATGGATGCGGTTGACGCCGGCGTCACGGATTTCGGCGAGATGCTCCGCCAGTTTCTGCCGGAGGGTCTGCTCCGCAGCCTGCTGGTGGACGGGATCATCGCCGGGGCCGGAACGGTGGTCGTGTTCCTGCCGCAGATCCTGATCCTGTTCCTCTGGATACTGATTCTGGAAGAGTCCGGCTATCTGCCGCGCGCCGCGTTCCTGCTGGACCGGATCATGGCGTCCGCGGGTCTCTCGGGCCGATCCTTTATCCCGCTGCTGTCCAGCTTCGCCTGCGCCGTTCCGGGCATCATGGCGACACGCACCATCCAGAACCCACGCGACCGGCTTGTCACCATCCTGCTCGCTCCGTTGATGACCTGCTCAGCCCGATTGCCTGTTTATGCGCTGCTGATCGCGGCCTTCATTCCCCGTCACTCGATCGGCGGCGTGCTCAACCAGCAGGGTCTGGTCCTGTTCGCTCTTTATATGGTGGCGATCCTCAGCGCGCTCGGCGTGGCATGGGTCATGAAACGGGGTGGCGTTCACGAAGAGCATCCGCTGCTCATGGAACTGCCCGCCTATCGCTGGCCGAGCCTGCGCAATGTGGCGCTTGGACTCTGGCAGCGGGCCGTCATCTTTCTCTCGCGTGTCGGCAGCATCATCGTCACGCTCAGTGTGCTGCTCTGGGCGCTCTCGAGTTTTCCATCGCCCCCGGCTGGTGCGACCGGTCCCGCCATTGATTACAGTCTGGCGGGCTGGATCGGGCACATCATGCTGCCTGTTTTCGCTCCCCTCGGCTTCACCTGGCAGATCTGTGTGGCTCTGATTCCGGGACTGGCGGCGCGTGAAGTCGCGGTGAGCGCGCTGGCCACGGTCTATGCGGTTGGCGGCGTGGAAACGGATGCCGCGTCGCAACTGATCCCGATCCTGTCCAGACAATGGAGTCTTGCGACCGGACTGTCGCTGATGGCATGGTATGTCTACGCGCCGCAGTGTTTCTCGACTCTGGCCGTCATCCGGCGTGAGACAGGCGGCTGGAAGGTCGTCTTTCAGACGGCCGGTTATCTGTTCGGTTTGGCCTATCTGGCGTCTTTCCTCACATGGAGGTTCGCGCTGGTGATGGGATGGGGGCCGTGA
- a CDS encoding DUF6587 family protein, whose amino-acid sequence MIESLIIGLLVLVCALYWLGRLAPSVTRKLWKSTGALLRTVHAPSALQTAVAGRANAGSRGGCGGCKGCDSRSGGCH is encoded by the coding sequence ATGATTGAAAGCCTGATTATCGGACTGCTGGTTCTGGTCTGCGCTCTTTACTGGCTGGGGCGTCTTGCGCCTTCCGTGACGCGGAAACTGTGGAAAAGCACGGGAGCGCTCCTGCGCACGGTCCATGCTCCTTCCGCGCTCCAGACTGCCGTGGCCGGACGGGCCAACGCGGGTTCACGCGGCGGATGTGGTGGATGTAAAGGGTGTGACAGCAGGAGTGGCGGCTGTCACTGA
- a CDS encoding prohibitin family protein — MPFNLSRKTKVYTSVVTVGMIAVLILNPFHTVQSGYVGVLTDFGSVQDAPLEPGLHFAMPFYQRILSVSTQPQTNTSDETAATHDLQNVHTSVSVTFHIAPASAPGFYRDFRDFGTLGARIIVPTVSNDVKAITSSYNAEELITRRDEVDSKIRELVIKSLLPYHLTIEAVNIANFAFSEVYVQAIEAKQVAQQQALQAKYTLEQAEISSQEQVVKAKAAADAAVAQAQGEGQSLKITSQAQAEANVRLTASLSPQILQKAAIDKWDGTMPQYLSNGTPLPFIGSASQAVRP, encoded by the coding sequence ATGCCTTTCAATCTTTCGCGTAAAACGAAAGTTTATACTTCAGTAGTTACGGTTGGTATGATTGCAGTGCTGATTCTAAATCCATTTCATACTGTCCAATCAGGTTATGTGGGCGTCCTAACTGACTTCGGATCAGTGCAAGATGCTCCTCTTGAACCCGGCCTACATTTCGCGATGCCATTTTATCAGCGCATACTTTCAGTCTCGACCCAGCCGCAAACCAATACGTCAGATGAAACTGCCGCGACTCACGATTTGCAAAATGTTCACACGTCCGTTTCCGTGACATTCCACATTGCACCGGCATCTGCGCCCGGGTTTTATCGTGATTTCCGTGATTTTGGCACGCTCGGTGCTCGCATCATTGTTCCAACAGTTTCTAATGATGTTAAGGCAATAACATCCTCCTATAATGCAGAAGAGCTTATTACCAGACGAGATGAAGTTGATTCTAAAATACGGGAACTTGTGATTAAATCACTGCTTCCATACCATCTGACCATTGAAGCAGTTAATATAGCCAATTTTGCATTTTCAGAAGTATATGTTCAGGCAATTGAAGCAAAGCAGGTTGCGCAACAGCAGGCGTTACAAGCCAAATATACATTGGAACAGGCAGAGATTTCTTCGCAGGAACAGGTGGTAAAGGCAAAAGCAGCCGCTGATGCTGCTGTGGCGCAAGCGCAAGGTGAAGGACAGTCTTTAAAAATTACCTCTCAGGCGCAAGCTGAAGCGAATGTTCGTTTAACGGCGTCACTTTCTCCGCAAATTTTGCAGAAGGCTGCAATCGACAAATGGGATGGCACAATGCCCCAATATCTGAGCAATGGCACGCCTCTTCCTTTCATCGGGTCAGCCTCTCAAGCGGTTCGACCATGA